In Silene latifolia isolate original U9 population chromosome X, ASM4854445v1, whole genome shotgun sequence, the following proteins share a genomic window:
- the LOC141618014 gene encoding protein PLANT CADMIUM RESISTANCE 12-like: protein MASYNSQAPDEGRWTTGFHDCCEDRNFCLKTCFCPWTTMGEIAEIVSGGATTKQEACCRYSILPSGWRAMYAAKFRRQLRETFKLPEEPHGDCLVHDCCCICALTQEYRELKNRGADPSLGWQGNVEKWSREGIKPPITTRMTRC, encoded by the exons ATGGCTTCCTACAATTCTCAAGCTCCTGATGAAGGGAGATGGACGACCGGCTTCCACGACTGTTGTGAGGATCGCAATTTTT GTCTGAAAACGTGTTTTTGTCCATGGACCACTATGGGCGAGATTGCTGAAATCGTATCCGGGGGCGCTACAA CTAAACAGGAAGCATGTTGTCGATATAGCATACTTCCTTCAGGATGGCGAGCAATGTACGCTGCAAAATTTCGAAGGCAGCTGAGGGAAACGTTTAAACTGCCTGAAGAGCCACACGGTGACTGTTTAGTCCATGATTGTTGTTGCATATGTGCTCTTACCCAAGAGTACCGCGAGCTTAAGAACCGTGGAGCTGATCCTTCTCTAG GTTGGCAAGGCAATGTCGAGAAATGGAGCCGAGAAGGAATCAAACCGCCGATTACAACGCGAATGACTCGTTGCTGA